A single genomic interval of Alligator mississippiensis isolate rAllMis1 chromosome 15, rAllMis1, whole genome shotgun sequence harbors:
- the SMARCD1 gene encoding SWI/SNF-related matrix-associated actin-dependent regulator of chromatin subfamily D member 1, which translates to MAARAGFQAVAPSGGGGGAAAGAGALGPGAPGPPVRMGPAPGQGLYRSPLPGAAYPRPGLLPGSRLAPQGPAMGPPGYGGSPAVRPGMAQAGLDQSRKRPAPQQIQQVQQQAVQNRNHNAKKKKMADKILPQRIRELVPESQAYMDLLAFERKLDQTIMRKRLDIQEALKRPIKQKRKLRIFISNTFNPAKSDAEDGEGTVASWELRVEGRLLEDSALSKYDATKQKRKFSSFFKSLVIELDKDLYGPDNHLVEWHRTATTQETDGFQVKRPGDVNVRCTVLLMLDYQPPQFKLDPRLARLLGIHTQTRPVIIQALWQYIKTHKLQDPHEREYVICDKYLQQIFESQRMKFSEIPQRLHALLMPPEPIIINHVISVDPNDQKKTACYDIDVEVDDTLKTQMNSFLLSTASQQEIAALDNKIHETIETINQLKTQREFMLSFARDPQGFINDWLQSQCRDLKTMTDVVGNPEEERRAEFYFQPWAQEAVCRYFYSKVQQRRQELEQALGIRNT; encoded by the exons ATGGCGGCGCGGGCGGGCTTCCAGGCCGTGGCTccgagcggcggcggcggcggggcggccGCGGGGGCCGGGGCGCTGGGGCCGGGCGCGCCGGGGCCCCCCGTGCGCATGGGGCCGGCGCCGGGCCAGGGCCTTTACCGCTCCCCGCTGCCGGGGGCCGCCTACCCg CGCCCGGGCCTGCTGCCGGGCAGCCGCCTGGCACCGCAGGGCCCGGCCATGGGCCCGCCCGGCTACGGCGGGAGCCCCGCGGTGCGGCCCGGCATGGCCCAGGCCGGCCTGGACCAGTCGCGCAAGCGCCCGGCGCCGCAGCAGATccagcaggtgcagcagcaggccGTGCAGAACCGCAACCACAA CGCTAAGAAGAAGAAAATGGCTGACAAAATTCTACCTCAGAGG ATTCGTGAGCTGGTACCCGAATCTCAGGCCTACATGGATCTGCTGGCATTTGAAAGGAAACTGGACCAGACGATCATGAGGAAACGGTTGGATATCCAGGAGGCCTTGAAACGACCCATTAAG CAAAAACGAAAGCTTCGCATCTTCATTTCCAACACTTTCAATCCGGCCAAGTCGGATGCAGAGGATGGTGAGGGGACTGTTGCCTCGTGGGAGCTCAGGGTGGAAGGACGTCTGCTAGAGGAT tcAGCTCTGTCCAAATATGATGCCACCAAACAGAAAAGGAAGTTTTCATCCTTCTTTAAGTCTCTGGTCATCGAGCTGGATAAAGACCTGTATGGCCCAGACAATCACTTGGTGGAG TGGCACAGGACTGCTACTACCCAGGAGACGGATGGCTTCCAGGTGAAGAGGCCTGGTGATGTGAATGTGCGCTGCACTGTCCTCCTGATGCTGGACTACCAG CCTCCACAGTTCAAGCTGGACCCCCGCCTGGCCCGTCTCTTGGGGATACACACCCAGACCCGCCCGGTGATCATTCAGGCACTGTGGCAGTATATCAAGACCCACAAACTGCAGGACCCCCATGAACGGGAGTATGTCATCTGTGACAAGTACCTCCAGCAG ATATTTGAGTCTCAACGAATGAAGTTCTCAGAGATCCCCCAAAGACTGCATGCTTTGCTCATGCCTCCAGAGCCAATTATCATTAACCATGTGATCAG TGTTGACCCAAATGACCAGAAGAAAACAGCCTGCTATGACATTGATGTGGAAGTGGACGATACCCTGAAAACCCAGATGAATTCCTTCCTGCTGTCCACAGCCAGTCAACAGGAGATTGCTGCTCTGGATAACAAG ATCCATGAAACAATAGAAACCATTAACCAGCTGAAGACCCAGCGGGAGTTCATGCTCAGCTTTGCCCGGGACCCCCAGGGCTTCATCAATGACTGGCTTCAGTCACAATGCCGGGATCTAAAG ACCATGACTGACGTCGTTGGAAATCCAGAAGAGGAGCGTAGAGCTGAGTTCTACTTCCAGCCGTGGGCTCAGGAAGCTGTGTGCAGATACTTCTACTCCAAG GTGCAGCAGAGacggcaggagctggagcaggcccTAGGAATCCGTAACACATAG
- the LOC102569693 gene encoding cytochrome c oxidase assembly protein COX14: MVSAQRLADLGYKAFSGSMMALTVFASALCTVRVYHMLRHRKARQEAGDSLEPAQD; encoded by the coding sequence ATGGTGTCAGCGCAGCGGCTGGCAGACCTGGGCTACAAGGCCTTCTCCGGCTCCATGATGGCGCTGACCGTGTTCGCCAGCGCCCTGTGCACCGTCCGCGTCTACCACATGCTCCGGCACCGCAAGGCCCggcaggaggctggggacagcctggagcctgcccaAGACTGA
- the GPD1 gene encoding glycerol-3-phosphate dehydrogenase [NAD(+)], cytoplasmic, which produces MGGKKVCIVGSGNWGSAIAKIVGGNAARLQRFEPAVSLWVFDEDVGGTRLSDIINTRHENVKYLPGHRLPDNVVAVPDLVQAAAGADVLIFVVPHQFVGGICEQLREHVRKDAIGVSLIKGVDEGPDGLKLISDIIRERLGIEMSVLMGANIANEVAEEKFCETTIGSKNPEHGQILKELLQTPNFRITVVQDADTVEICGALKNVVAVGAGFCDGLGFGDNTKAAVIRLGLMEMIAFAKLFCKGPVTSATFLESCGIADLITTCYGGRNRKVAEAFAKTGKSIEQLEKEMLNGQKLQGPQTAAELHHILKPKNLVEKFPLFTAVYQICYKGRPVAEFITCLQSHPEHI; this is translated from the exons ATGGGAGGCAAGAAGGTCTGCATTGTCGGCTCCGGCAACTG gggctctgccatCGCCAAGATTGTGGGTGGCAACGCAGCACGGCTGCAGCGCTTCGAGCCGGCCGTGAGCCTCTGGGTCTTCGACGAGGACGTGGGTGGCACGCGGCTCAGCGACATCATCAACACCCGGCACGAAAACGTCAAGTACCTGCCGGGCCACCGCCTGCCCGACAACGTC GTGGCTGTGCCTGACCTGGTGCAGGCGGCGGCAGGGGCTGACGTGCTGATCTTCGTGGTGCCACACCAGTTCGTGGGCGGCATCTGCGAGCAACTCCGTGAGCACGTGCGCAAGGATGCCATCGGCGTGTCGCTCATCAAG GGTGTGGACGAAGGCCCCGACGGGCTGAAGCTGATCTCGGATATCATTCGCGAGCGCCTAGGCATTGAGATGAGCGTCCTGATGGGGGCCAACATCGCCAACGAGGTGGCGGAGGAGAAGTTCTGCGAGACGACCATCG GCTCCAAGAACCCAGAGCACGGGCAGATCCTGAAAGAGCTGCTGCAGACGCCCAACTTCCGGATCACTGTGGTGCAGGACGCTGACACCGTGGAGATCTGCGGGGCCCTCaag AACGTCGTTGCCGTGGGGGCTGGCTTCTGCGACGGCTTGGGCTTCGGGGACAACACCAAGGCGGCCGTGATCCGCCTGGGGCTGATGGAGATGATCGCCTTCGCCAAGCTCTTCTGCAAGGGCCCCGTCACCTCCGCCACCTTCCTGGAGAGCTGCGGCATCGCCGACCTCATCACCACCTGCTACGGCGGCCGGAACCGCAAGGTGGCCGAGGCCTTCGCCAAGACTGGGAAG TCCATCgagcagctggagaaggagatGCTGAACgggcagaagctgcagggccCGCAGACGGCCGCGGAGCTGCACCACATCCTCAAGCCCAAGAACCTGGTGGAGAA GTTCCCCCTCTTCACCGCCGTCTATCAGATCTGCTACAAGGGCAGACCCGTGGCAGAGTTCATCACGTGCCTCCAGAGCCACCCCGAGCACATCTAG